The following DNA comes from Castor canadensis chromosome 4, mCasCan1.hap1v2, whole genome shotgun sequence.
GTCCTTGCTGGCATTCTGCTCTTTCTCCACTGTAACACTTCTCCATTGCCTTGTTTTCTTGTCTCGCTATCTCCTTAATAAGATGGTAGTGTTAAAAGAAAGAatcaccagctggaggtgtggctcaaagtgggGGTTGTTAATCCTGTCTTCAGAAGAGCGATTTAGTGAGGAAAGCCTCATGGTGGTTTCcacttactatttttaaaagaattaggaATAACAGAACAGGTAATAGCAGGCAAGCACTTCGtaaaattttgaaacatttttagcTTCCTCAAGTATTTTTGtttgatgttttattatttttgtttttcatcattaattaGATGTAAAAGCgtttaaagtaaaacaaaacgaAATGAAATGCCTTGAGCTAGCCTTTAGAAATCACATAGAGGGAAAGGCTGGGAAGAGCAGCCAAGCTGGTTGCTGCAGGCAGTAGCCAAGTGGGATAGTGAAAGGCTGCAGTCTCCCACAGCGAAGACAGAGAGGAGTTAGCTGCAGAGGTTATGAGAAGATGAGCTCTGGTCAGAGTGAAAAGTTCTGCAGTAGCATCAGTTACTCATTCACTTGTTTTCTCATTCACTAATCCAACAGAGGCTGAGGGCACTTTGCAGAGGCACTGAATGGGACAAAATGCTGAAACCTGTGGACCTTGCAATGCTCTGGAAGGCTGTACCTACACTTCTGACCACAAGACCATCAAGGACAGGGCTCTTCTGTGTGGTTTCTGAGGACTGACATGTGACCTAGGCAAAGGCAGCCCACAATTTATTCTCTTATTCAATAAGAATGTACTGAGTTCTATGTGTACCAGTTAGTTAGCACCCTTAGTCTAGGTGGAGATACTGCGGTAAGACAGACAAGGTCTCTGCCTTAATAAACTCAGACAAAACGCAGGTAAATAGATGAGATCACTTCTGGTGCTATGAAGGATGTGGAGACTTCCAGAGGAAAGGCAGTCAGTGAGGCTGAGGCTTCAGGGCCACAAGCCTGAGTTGCCATCCGGCTGGGAAAGTAGGTTCCACAGGGAACCTTGCAGGCCAGTGTTAATTTTTATGCCATATTGAAGGTAACTGGGATCATTGGAGTCCTATAAATAGGAGAATGAAATGGTccgatttacatttttaaatgatcccTTCCCCCAGCTGGTTTTTGGTAGAAAATAACAATCATGAAGTCAGGTGACCACACATTCCACAAATTCACTGCAACATCATTGCCAAAGCTCCTAACctgttccattttgttttcctgatAGCTAAATAGGTCATAATGAAGTTTCGTAACATAGTCAAAGGTTTGAGCCATATTTTGGTATAACTCTTGTTTTGTACTTAATGAGCTCTTGCCAAGTCACTATTTGTGCCTTACTTATCTCGGCATTGAAATGGACATAATGAAAGTCCTACATCACAGGATTTTTGTGGAAAAAACCTACACTAACACAGGTATAGGGCTTGGTACAATTTAGAAGACTTTCATAAATATTCGCGTTTATTACTTCTTTCAGAAGGTTACTGTGAGGATCAGATGAGATAATGCATGTGAAAACTGTAAAGACGTATCTTAATGGCTGcgtcctctttgttttttttaaaacggAACAGAGAGCGCTGAGCTATTCGAGGAGAGGCGCGAGGCCAAGCGCAGCCTCAATGCGGTCATTGTCGTCAGGCCGCCCCTCCCCCGCCCGGAGCGCATCTCCATGGCAATGCGGGGCTTTGCCTCTCTCCGCCTCCCGGGGCCTGCAGACCGGAAGCAGTCCGCACCGGGGGCTTCTGGGAAACCGCTTGTCAGCGGCGTTTCTGCGTCTGCACTGGACAGCAAAGCTGCTGCGGTTCCTGAGCCAAAGGTTTGCGCCGGAGCTGGGGAAGGGGATGAGGAGGAGGGGGTCACTGCGCTAGGGTCTGCGGACTTTTCAGCAAGTGCAGGCGAGAAAGCCTGGAGGGGACCTTTCTCCACTTTCCCGAAGGTGCGGAGGAAAGGCCGGAGATTCAGAGCCCAGCAATTGAGGAGCGGGGAGGGATCGGCGGGAGACTTCCTCGGTTTTAGGCATCCGTGGAGATTTCTTCGTGTGTCCCCCgcaaccctcccctccccctcccccacaggcCGGTTTTGTTCTATTTCGAGGCCCTGCGTCTCGCGGAGAGTTCTGGGAGTCATCTGTGACGGAGGTGGGTGCTGGGCGGGCCTTCCGCGGGGGCTGCTGGGACTTGTAGTCTTGCGGGCCGCGGAAGGACGTACTGTGGCTCCGACGCTCTTGTGTCTTGGGTGGCCTGTGGTCTTGTGCGGCCTGTGGTCTTGTGCTATCCGCACTGGGGTCTGGGAAGAAGGCCCGAGGACATCCTACAGAGGTGGGGAAAAGAGCCCTCCTGGGATCAAGAAACAGCTCAAATACTCGGGCCCTTGGGCCTGCATTCCTTACACGCGTCCCACAGCAGCGTGCAGTGtatcataaaagaaaatttctattaCACGTAAATGCTCTAACCTTTGATAGGGTACTGTCCTGGCAACATAAATGCTCTAACCTTTGATAGGGTACGGTCCTGGCATAGGATGAATTCAAACTCCGGTCccgctacaaaaaaaaaaggctgggaaaaCTGAGTCATTAAGTTTAAGAAGACTGGGCAACTGCACGAAGTTAAAGAGTGCCTTTTCTTTATTAGAGTTTGCAGTGATTAATGATTAATGCCtattataaatttaaatgcatttgcAATGTGATGGATGACTTAATAATATTTGCATGTTACTGTGTTTTTCCAGTATCATGTGATCTGCTACTGAGGAAGTGAACATTTTTCGTACATATTTTAACTTTAAGAAGTTCTTaagtatctttaaaatatttttaaacttttaaaaaacataaagagaaaaaatttaagcaGCTAATAAAAAGTTATgactgcacaaggccctgggttcaatccaccaccaaaaaataaaaaattaaaattaaaggcaTGGACTTGACCTATGTTTGACAGGGAAAACCAGTCCTAAATTGCAAAAATATGTCCCAGGGtcaaaacatttacaaaacattGAGGTCAACTGGTTTTTATTTGGACTCTTTTGATTGTTGAACAGGATTTGTTGACTTTGTAGGTCATAGACCAGCAAGCTTTTTTTGTAAAGAGCCAGCAAATAAATACTAAGTTTGTTATGTCTCAATTGAAACTACTCACTGTGCCAACTCTGCTGTTGCAGCATGAACCATGGAAAAATAAAGTGATTTGTAGACACAGgcatttaaatttcatattttcacatcatgaaatatttttgttttcagtcaTTCTTGGAACAAATAGGTGGCAGGATAGATTTGCTGAGGAGCTGTAGTTTGCTAATTCTGGAAGAATTTCAATCGATATAAGTGATTGATTGGAATTTTTAACTCAGTAAAAGAACAACTATCTTAACATTGTAAGTCCAAGTTCTTTGGATATttggtcatttgtatattttttattttttgtgcctTAGGAATAGTTGTGAATAAAAGGGATATTTTCCTAAGGCTTATATCCTGCCTTGATTCTTGTTCCTTGAAGTATTAATAAATCAGGATGTCTGCTCAGTCAGTGGAAGAAGATTCAATACTTATCATCCCAAATCCAGATGAAGAGGAAAAAATTCTGAGAGTGAAACTGGAGGAGGATCCTGATGGTGAAGAGGGATCAAGTATTACCTGGAACCATCTCCCTGACCCAGAGGTCTTCCGGCAGCGATTCAGGCAGTTTGGATATCAGGATTCACCAGGGCCCCGCGAGGCTGTGAGTCAGCTCCGAGAACTTTGCCGTCTGTGGCTGAGGCCTGAGACGCACACAAAGGAACAAATCTTGGAGCTGGTTGTGCTGGAGCAGTTTATTGCCATCCTACCCAAGGAGTTACAGACTTGGGTTCGAGAGCAACATCCAGAGAATGGAGAGGAGGCAGTGACAGTACTGGAGGATTTAGAGAGTGAACTGGATGACCCTGGACAGACGGTGAGCTTGATTGCATCACTCTCCCTGGGTCAGAAGCACTGACATACCAGTGGGCAAACTGTTGAATTAATTCTTCTCCACTAAGAGTTATGTTTGTGCCTTCTCCCCATTCCCTTGCCACTCTCCAATACTTGTGCTGCTTTGCCATCTAGCTCTTGGCTGTAGTATATATTTTGTGTGGTTTCTTTTATGGGTGTTTAGTATCAAAATTCTCTCAAATGAACTAAAATCTTGTTTCCAGGTTTCTCTCCGTCAGCGGAAACGGGAAGTGCTGGTAGAGGAGATAGTATCTCAAGAAGCAGCTCAGGAATTACCGAGTTCTGAGCTTGATGCTGTGGAGAACCAGCTCAAGTGGGCATCCTGGGAACTCCATTCCCTAAGGCACTGTGGTGAGGACCAAAACTCCATGTGGGAGAACATGGGCCTTTTTCCAGAGCTATTTGCTTGTTCACGTGGTGGTAAATCACTTTTACCCTGAATCTTTAGATGTAGACATATTATAAGATCTCCATTCTTTCCTAATaacaatttgattttttattcctagatattg
Coding sequences within:
- the Znf24 gene encoding zinc finger protein 24; this encodes MSAQSVEEDSILIIPNPDEEEKILRVKLEEDPDGEEGSSITWNHLPDPEVFRQRFRQFGYQDSPGPREAVSQLRELCRLWLRPETHTKEQILELVVLEQFIAILPKELQTWVREQHPENGEEAVTVLEDLESELDDPGQTVSLRQRKREVLVEEIVSQEAAQELPSSELDAVENQLKWASWELHSLRHCDDDARIENGALAPKQEIPSAVESHEVPGALNIGVPQIFKYGETCFPKGRFERKRNPSRKKQHICDECGKHFSQGSALILHQRIHSGEKPYGCVECGKAFSRSSILVQHQRVHTGEKPYKCLECGKAFSQNSGLINHQRIHTGEKPYECVQCGKSYSQSSNLFRHQRRHNAEKLLNVVKV